TGATTTAGAGAGTTGTACTGGTATGAGTGACTTTCGTGAAGGGTTATTAAGTATCAACCTGAGGTCTGTAGCAGATAACTATCAGGATCTGGCTAATCGCTTGAAAGCCGGCACCCGGTGCGGTGCGGTGGTTAAAGCGGATGCTTACGGCTTGGGAATGGCTCATGTTGCACCGGCGCTATACGCTCAGGGATGCCGCGATTTCTTTGTGGCCACCCAAGTCGAGGGGGAGCGCTTGCGCAGTGACCTCGGCAACGATGTGAATATAGTCATTTTTACCGGTGTCAGGCCTGGTGCTGAACTAGAGTGCGCTCGCGCGGGTTTGATCCCCACATTGTTTACTCTGGATCAATTGAAGAGCTGGGTTGAAATCTGCGAGAAAGCTCAGTTGGAGGCCCCTTGCGCCGTAAAAATTGATACCGGCATGACTCGGCTGGGATTGACCCCAGATGAGTTCGAATTGCTGCTCAAGGACCGCCCTCTCTTGGAGTCCGCCGATGTTCGGATGTTCTTCAGTCATCTTGCCTGTGCAGACCAGCCCCAGCATCCGCATAATAAGCTTCAGTTGAACGAGTTTAAGACCGCGGGCGATCGCTTGCGGGAACTGTGCCCGGATATTCAGCTCAGCCTTGCGAACTCATCCGGCATCTTTTTGGGTGAGGACTATCACTTTGATATTGCCCGACCGGGCTCCGCACTATACGGCCTTAACCCTGTCCCTGAGGCTGAAAACCCGATGCGTCCAACGGTGACTTTGGGCTTGCCAATTGTCCAAAAGCGCTAT
This DNA window, taken from Microbulbifer sp. MKSA007, encodes the following:
- the alr gene encoding alanine racemase, which translates into the protein MSDFREGLLSINLRSVADNYQDLANRLKAGTRCGAVVKADAYGLGMAHVAPALYAQGCRDFFVATQVEGERLRSDLGNDVNIVIFTGVRPGAELECARAGLIPTLFTLDQLKSWVEICEKAQLEAPCAVKIDTGMTRLGLTPDEFELLLKDRPLLESADVRMFFSHLACADQPQHPHNKLQLNEFKTAGDRLRELCPDIQLSLANSSGIFLGEDYHFDIARPGSALYGLNPVPEAENPMRPTVTLGLPIVQKRYVSQSRSVGYGATQEVPGDSWLAVARGGYADGIIRAQGGRGRGWGHGRPLPIVGRISMDSTTFDISGLSEEERDSLQSIEILNDQLTVDEVAGYAGTIGYEVLTSLGHRYGRHYVKG